Part of the Amycolatopsis sp. 195334CR genome is shown below.
GCCGACCACGATCGGCGAGAAGTACTCACGCTGGAAGCCGTCGGTGAACAGCACGCCGAGGCCGCCGGTGCCGATCAGCGCGCCGACGCTGACCAGGCTGATGTTGCTCACCGCGCCGACGCGCACGCCCGCGGCGAACACCGGCACCGCCAGCGGCAGTTCGACGGTGAAGAAGCGGCGCACCGGCTGGTAGCCGATCGCGGTCGCGGCCGCGATCACCGGCGGGGACACCGAATCCAGCGCGTCCAGCACCGGGCGCACCAGCAGCGCGGTGGTGTAGATGGTCAGCGCCACGATCACGTTGACGCTGTCCAGGATCTTCGTCCCGATCAGCCCCGGGATGACCACGAACAACGCCAGCGACGGGATCGTGTAGAGCAGGTTCGACACCACCATCGCCACACGGCGCGCGGTCCGCCAGCGCTTGCCCGCCCAGCCGACGGCCACCGCCAGCACCACGCCGAACACCAGCGGCAGCAACGCGAGGTAGATGTGCTCCAGCAGGTTCTGCAGCAGTTGCGCGCGGTTGTTGGCGCTGGCCAGATACCGCCCGAGCTCGTCGAAGAACTCGCCCATGACCCCGCCCCCTATCCGGCCGCTCCCTGCGGGTGCTGCTCGATCACGTCCAGCACCTGGCGGGCGGTCACCGCGCCGATCACCCGGCCGTCGTCGTCGACCACCACGCCGAGGCTGGCCGGCGAGGACAGGGCCGCGTCCAGCGCGCCGCGCACCGGGGTGCCCTTCTGGTACAGCGAACCGCCTGCCACCAGGTCGGTCTCCGCCAGCTCACCGTCCACAGTGGAATTCGGTGGCAGCCAGCCGCGCGGCTCGCCCCGGTCGTTCACCGCGATCCGCCAGGTGGCGCCCTCACCGGGCACGCTGCCGACGTCGACCGTCTCGATCGGGTCGATCTGCACGGCTTCGGAGGTCAGGAAGGACAGGCCCCGGTACCCGCGGTCCTTGCCGACGAAGGAGGCGACGAAGTCGTCGACCGGGTGGCGCAGCACGTCCGACGGCGTGCCGTACTGGGCGAGCTTGCCGCCCACCCGCATCACCGCGACCTTGTCGCCGAGGCGGACGGCTTCGTCGATGTCGTGCGTGACGAAGACGATGGTCTTGCCGAGCTGCTGCTGGAGGCGCAGCAGTTCGTCCTGCAGGCCCTCGCGCACGATCGGGTCCACCGCGGAGAACGGTTCGTCCATCAGCAGCACC
Proteins encoded:
- a CDS encoding ABC transporter permease, whose translation is MGEFFDELGRYLASANNRAQLLQNLLEHIYLALLPLVFGVVLAVAVGWAGKRWRTARRVAMVVSNLLYTIPSLALFVVIPGLIGTKILDSVNVIVALTIYTTALLVRPVLDALDSVSPPVIAAATAIGYQPVRRFFTVELPLAVPVFAAGVRVGAVSNISLVSVGALIGTGGLGVLFTDGFQREYFSPIVVGIVLTLLLALVTDLLLVWLLRVSTPWQRATAGPAADATAGSAG
- a CDS encoding ABC transporter ATP-binding protein; this encodes MAIEFQGVTKKYPDGTVAVDNLSLTVEDGTITVFVGPSGCGKTTSLRMINRMVEPTSGTVLLDGKDVNDSPPAQLRRGIGYVIQHAGLFPHRTVLDNVATVPLLSGWGKAKARDRAAELLETVGLPTELGKRYPAQLSGGQQQRVGVARALAADSPVLLMDEPFSAVDPIVREGLQDELLRLQQQLGKTIVFVTHDIDEAVRLGDKVAVMRVGGKLAQYGTPSDVLRHPVDDFVASFVGKDRGYRGLSFLTSEAVQIDPIETVDVGSVPGEGATWRIAVNDRGEPRGWLPPNSTVDGELAETDLVAGGSLYQKGTPVRGALDAALSSPASLGVVVDDDGRVIGAVTARQVLDVIEQHPQGAAG